Proteins from a single region of Mercenaria mercenaria strain notata unplaced genomic scaffold, MADL_Memer_1 contig_1668, whole genome shotgun sequence:
- the LOC128551781 gene encoding semaphorin-5B-like encodes MTKLMTVKFCFLVHGGWSTWSSWSSCTVSCDLGMQHRDRSCTSPYPSLSGDHCFGESREDRICMPGACADGGWSLWENWGSCTESCGGGVRTRSRSCTNPSPSLIGRSCVGDYTEVSTCNRTACPEHNVAFTAYNLYQNSSSNTILLFRNTYINNGNAYDTTTGKFTCNVPGVYHFVVTLLKQYQVINSVSAHIRINGSNKLLLYLRTKGDDYNEVYMLTGAGTFHLNRNDVVDVYGVPNYFYSVTDSYFTGFLITPDQ; translated from the exons atgACAAAGTTAATGACGGTCAAATTTTGTTTTCTAGTTCATGGTGGCTGGAGTACCTGGTCGTCATGGAGTTCGTGCACAGTGTCTTGCGACCTCGGTATGCAACACCGTGATAGGTCTTGTACAAGCCCTTATCCTAGTCTCTCTGGTGACCACTGTTTCGGGGAATCCAGAGAAGACCGAATATGTATGCCTGGTGCATGTGCTG ACGGCGGATGGTCACTGTGGGAAAACTGGGGATCATGCACTGAGAGTTGCGGTGGCGGAGTACGTACACGGTCAAGGTCATGTACCAATCCAAGTCCTTCATTGATAGGCCGATCCTGTGTAGGGGATTATACTGAAGTCAGCACATGTAACAGAACAGCATGTCCTG AACACAATGTGGCATTCACAGCGTACAATTTATACCAAAATTCTTCAAGCAACACTATCCTCCTGTTCCGGAACACCTACATCAACAATGGAAACGCGTATGACACCACCACAGGAAAATTTACATGTAATGTTCCTGGTGTGTACCATTTTGTTGTGACTTTGTTAAAGCAGTATCAAGTTATTAACTCTGTATCTGCACATATAAGAATCAATGGTAGCAATAAGCTTCTGCTGTACTTACGCACAAAAGGCGATGACTACAATGAAGTATACATGTTGACTGGTGCTGGTACCTTCCATCTGAACCGGAATGATGTCGTAGATGTTTATGGCGTTCCTAACTATTTTTATAGTGTAACTGATTCTTACTTCACTGGTTTCTTGATAACCCCAGATCAATAA